AtttaccgtgagagacgtttttcggtagctgttacgataatgaactgattcgaggggctacaacccatgataaatttctttcaataagccccaattgcgagaggcaccggttctgatgatacatttcaacttgttttacacagctgtgccaaaaaaatatggtccccatggtgagcgagaacaaagcgttttatcaaacccatTCGGTGGGGCCGCTTATCCGCATCAGTTtttacaagtgcgatagtttttttttattgattgttatgattcgaagaggtttttgcctctcttttatcgttgttcgttatctattgagagcgatttctgcaatccctgCATAGCGTAGATTTTTCCCCGTTATaacgtacactttgaaaaataatttgaatttgggtagttattacaaaataatttactaaattGTTATGATCATTCATGGATGACATTTTTGTATGGAGTCTAATTTTATCAGCTAGAGGCATTAATTACTGTTTTTCCCAGTTTGCACTATCCTCagaattttcccgaggtggagGTGGACTGATATTGAGTTAATGAGCTTTTAGGCATATTCTATGGACAAATGTCTAGTTGATATTATTCAAAGTCAGAATCGATGATGGGTTGTTTTCAGGTCCAAGTCAGCTAATGTCGAGTAAAGTATTGGTATTGTCGATCCAGGCTTAAAATGTgtaccaaattatttttaaattaatcctAACGGAAATTCTGGGAGGAgctcccaaaataatttctggcGTATTTTGTGGgtgaattcctgaatgaaattctaaaagaattacaaaaagaatttccgaataaattcttgaaaaataaatctgattgaattcatgaagaaatttaaaaaactgaagaaattttcgaaacgaattcgtaaaataatttctggaggaatattttaaagaatttccaatcgaatctttttcttcttcttctatatacataaaaatgaatttctttctgtctgaaccttatagactccgaaactactggaccaatcggcgtgaaaatttgtatgcaaaggtttttggggccgggaaaggttcttaagatggttcgagaacCCTCCcgcctttggaaagggggactcccatacaaatgaaacaaaaatttctgcataactcgtggactaatcaaagaataaattaattttaggcgaTACGAAGTTCATCGGGTCTGCcagtttttgaataaattccaatggaatttttgaagaaattcctaaaataatttccgaaggagtttcctgAATGCATTTCTaagcaattcctaaagaaatttaggAAGGAACTCCAaatagaattttcgaagaaattcctagatttctacaggaattccttcggaaattccgtcaggaactccctCCAGAACTCCTTCTGGAATTGTTCCAtctggaatttctcctggatttccgggtatgtttatttatttttagctgtgatacatcggaaatcagaaaagggggtcaagtctccccagtctcccctatctCACAAACGAACTTACTATGGTGGACAGGGGGTTGGAAATCATCAGAAAATCCCTTTACGAAATTAGTGTATCGCCCCCAACGATACACTAATTTCCAATCAATTGAACTGATTTATGTACTAATAATAAATGAACCTTCATACGGATTGCGATTCTATTAGAGTTGATAAACAAAGTGTTTCATTAACTATGCTGTACACACCATTTCCAGTATAGAACGCCCATGCAATTAAAAATACTAATTTGCAAACTGGTTAATAACAAGTGAACGCAAAATCTTCCTGGCACTGTTACACGAAGCAAACAGTGAGAATGAAATCTGAGAAACCAGCTCATGATCTCACATTTGCGAAAGCGCGCGAGAGTATCCGACCAAGCAAAACGTGAAGCTGCGAAATGCAAACTACGTTTCGCGATCGACGTTATCAGTGTTGCTCTTAGTTCGCTTGAAACCGTTGTCCCGTGTGGAAGTTCTGTAAAATAACTCCAGCTGCATGTGGCACTAATAAATAGTAATTAGAGACGCAAATCGAGCCAGACAAGATGAAATTCATACTCGGGTAaaggaaatttttaattgtcgTTTCCCCATCAGTGCTCAGTGATATACATTTCAGATCGTTGCTCATGATACTCATGATCTGCCAGTCATCACTCGCCATCGACAAAATTCACAACTGCTTCCCCAGTAGCTTTACCGGAATGTGCATCCTGGGTCATGTGTTCTACAACCGATCGCACGAAGTTAGGCACATATTTCCACAGAACTACTCCTTAATTCGCATAGGAAACGATGGATGGTCGAAGGCTATCACTTCTGTTATTCGAGTGTTTGATGGAAAGCTGCATGCAGAGCTCGGTCATCCCCCAGCCGTGGAAATTCTGGACTCCGAGGTAGAAACACTGGAAATACCGCGAGCACTACTCCACGCAAACTTTGCCGATAACCGATTGCACACATTCTGGATCGAGAGCGGCGACGCGGAACCCCTTTTATCCTATCTTGATCTCGGCCAAAACAGTATATCAAACTTGACCAACATCACCGCTTTCGTAAACCTGGAAACCATCTACCTGTACTACAACCGAATAGAAGCCCTAGAACTGAACGTTTTCAAGAGCTTCACAAAACTCAAAGTGGTAAACCTCAACTACAACCGGATTACCACCCTTTCAGGGGACTACTTCCCGCCATCCCTCACCTATCTGGGTCTATACTACAATGACTTGAAAAGTCTCAACTACAGTGCCCTTCAGCTGCCATCGCTAGAAATCCTCAACATTGAACGAAACTATATCACTACATTCGATGCGGCCAGATTACTCCTCGGTTTACCGAAACTGCGAATGCTTCGCATGGGACACAACTCGTTTCCGGAGGAAACGCTTCTGTCAGCGTTGGAAGTACTGAAGCAGCACAACGTCAGCTATCGGGACGAATCGGAGGAAGTTTCCTGCTACTACGATaccgaggaaatcgaaggagTGTGCATCGAACGGCAAGCCATGGGCAAGGGTTGGCTCAAGGCGATCACACTCAGCATCCTAACGATACTGATTGCGATTGTATTCGTACTGCTCGTTCGCTGGGTGTTCATCGCCATGAATAAGTGAGCAACTCTATAACGTTGGCGTTGGCGAGATGGAGGCGGCCTAGTCAAAGCTACACACTATTGATAGGAATTGGCGTGAACCACGCTGCGGTGTTCGTGCATTAGACAGAATATGGAGATAAGACAGAAGAGTTGTTTACCAAACATGACATCGACATGGAATATGATACTAAAACCGCAGCGACAAAAGCAATGTGAAACTATATCATGAGATTAGTTCTGTAGAAAacgaaatgtaaataaattgtaaTGTGGAGACGAAAAGTTATAATCAATCAATCCTAAAGATGATTTATAAAATTGAACGGGATTTCCGGGGAGATGTACATAAGGGTCACGGCAAAACGTGTTTAGCTGTGTGGAATTCGGCCTGCTGATAAAGGTCTGTTATgtcaaaatgtaaatttgaaaTCAGACTAATTGTGTTTGGAACGTTATAACCCACCTACGGTGATAAGTTGATGCGAGTGTAActataaaaacaaataaattcagCGCATCGGAAACCAATTGAGGTAATTTGCACTTGCATTACTGCGACGACTAAGCAGCTACTGCGCCGATTAAAGTACATAATCCAGATTATCGCAAATTAAGTTTTAATAGCAGCATAGAGGTATGTCAGAGTACACATTTTTATTTTGGGGAAAAAAATACGGAATAATTCGGTTAAATAGGTGAAGATGaagaataaaaacatttttatgaTATCTGTATTACTTTATAATGGGAGAGCGCGTTTATTCGTGTTTGATATTAGACACAAAACGATTGCACGATCGTAGGAGTAtttggttctgctttgtgcagAAGAGTAAGTTAATTATAAAGTTAAACCTTCAGGAGAGTTaattagggtagaatacggcattggcagggtgcgacggtTGTTGGcaacctcaacaatatttgcgttttccagcaaacatacactatttatgaacataattatgattcaatcacacaatttcatgtctaagctttcatttgaataagttgtttgtgtagaagtaacaagatttgatgtgttaatcaccgaaataaatttgcacctacgaattccttgccattattgcattgccaaagaaagcagcgcatgaaaagcaaactgttacttacttttttggatcgcctgtttctcctctttattgcgtatgacacgacaaattaagtacgtaaactactttttacactttatcaacacttgattatcaccacaaagagcaaatttaagcaatatttgctctatgtttcactaaataaaatcgggactgttcgttttctttgacagcagcacacttcggaatagagcgagagaatgtgtttgtgagcatatcaaacacacgccaAAAAggtaccacgcacaattctatgtgattttattttagcaaaaatacgaacaaaatatccggcgatggcatttattaaaaaaaaaattttaaaatacaaatgcttctattctaTTTGTatgcagaccatgaattatatcaaaagttataGCCACACCATAGTATtgtaacccttatgtggctgacaggactgTTTTCcatttgcaacttcaatactttccaagctcttaaaaacaatcataaccattcccgttcctacatagcgcatttcaaccataaataattgcctacttttagggtattatctattattcaactgtgaaacgtagtgtaagaatggggtggctccagcggctggataggacagtgctgcccattattcatATGAAGACTCAccaggtggaatatattgttaatatactatactaccagaaccgacgagcttcgtttcacctaacattgattaattatatattttttacattatttaaaagacgattaagtattcgaaatttgcaaattttgattccattttttggattaattttcgattaaagaaaaattttgtatttcatttgtatgggagcccccctttcagaagaggaggggtctaataccatcataagaaccttcatcgttcccaaaaacctctacatacaaatgttcatgcctttttctagtctataagggcagacagacaaaaattcattcttatgtgtatagatttggttttacgtagtttacgtcgagcggtcgtgtcttgtacacaaccaccatgattttttttaatgaaacaaacatatcatgtaaggaccgcaaagagctagttgtatatttgaaactggttgatagacttttgcttacgactctaagggattacaaaagacaaaaggtgaAAATCTTGGCAGCTCACAAAAAGCATTTAAGTTCctttctccaaaatggccaacattattcaaataggttgaaaatggtaaaagttatgataatatcaatatctgggtacacgggtaccctatctgccattcacgtctgttttttgttggccgcatatgggttaaatttgttttacaatgtgtttaaatgcttttgcctatatgTCTACatcacataaaattgatgccaaggctaaaaatccatgttttgttttaagccaatttgataaacaataaagtttgttccaaaattgagtgaagcgagatgagcgtgcggccgataattatgaatgaattttactactggaggatataaacaaccagcatttggcactaatacattaccagttttctacttccatgtctagttgctaaagggagcaaactcattgctgataatagaaattgctatgccaatagaagaaacgttgacctgttactttatattaaatttactgagtttgtggtaaaagctgttatatttagtgaacaccaatcatcaaagaaagagcatacaaatgtataccagttgaactaTACCTGTGGTTTAgtgtatttattcattatttttatcattctatttggcgaatgtcttagactgccaagaataggtattttcccctaaatAGACAGTAATAAAGCacatgagacactgaagaccgacttactgttgaggtcgaaatacgtatttgttgaagttacaatcaagtggtggaattaaatgggatagtacgtgCTCGTCGGGGCAGCCAattaacgcaaggatgtgcaagctgagggtAAAAGGCCGTTCCTTCAACTATGGCATCACCAACGAGCCTTGCATACACGAAGGgagacgagaaagaagcgttctatgcagaGCTGGGGACGGGACGTCGAAATCgccatcggtgacatgaacgcacaggtaggaagggaggaaagaaatgtatagaccggtcatcggaccggatagtctgcataccgtgtCGAACgtcaacggccaacgatgcaagAGCTTTGCAGTCTcctgcggaatggtagtccgaagcactttcttcccccacaagaatatccacaaggccacataaaGATCACCTAACAGAGAAACGGAACACCAAATcaaaccacgttctaatcgatgaAAAAATTCCTctctgacatcacgaacgtccgcatttaccgcagtgcgaatattgaatccgaccactacctcgttgcagtatgtctctcgacggtgtacaacacgcgtcggagtcgtccgccgcggctaaacattgggcggctacaagtaGCACTCCCAATGCAGTGcgactcttgaagatggctggagagatatttgatccgccattggaagcaccgcaaccgctgaactaggcacggtgctcccggatcagagaaacgactggtatgacggcgaatgtgagcagttggtTGAGGAAacaaatgcagcatgggcgagattggatggaaggtgtcgtttgCCCATCTACTAAaatggcgataagctggattgtagcaactaccgcgcaatcacattgctaaacgccgcctacaaggtactttccTAAAGGTATTAAATTGTATGCCGCCGAcaaacaccaattgcaagagagttcgtggggcagtaccatgcgggatttatgggtgaacgctctaccacagaccaggtgttcgccgtacgtcaggtattgcagaaatgccgcgaaaacAACGTGCCTACGCATAATCTATTTATCACA
The nucleotide sequence above comes from Armigeres subalbatus isolate Guangzhou_Male chromosome 3, GZ_Asu_2, whole genome shotgun sequence. Encoded proteins:
- the LOC134219567 gene encoding toll-like receptor 5, with protein sequence MKFILGSLLMILMICQSSLAIDKIHNCFPSSFTGMCILGHVFYNRSHEVRHIFPQNYSLIRIGNDGWSKAITSVIRVFDGKLHAELGHPPAVEILDSEVETLEIPRALLHANFADNRLHTFWIESGDAEPLLSYLDLGQNSISNLTNITAFVNLETIYLYYNRIEALELNVFKSFTKLKVVNLNYNRITTLSGDYFPPSLTYLGLYYNDLKSLNYSALQLPSLEILNIERNYITTFDAARLLLGLPKLRMLRMGHNSFPEETLLSALEVLKQHNVSYRDESEEVSCYYDTEEIEGVCIERQAMGKGWLKAITLSILTILIAIVFVLLVRWVFIAMNK